Proteins from a genomic interval of Fuerstiella sp.:
- a CDS encoding leucyl aminopeptidase, whose translation MIRITTDSAVTLDLDWLLLVSAEHESLPADLNQTNRQLNGKLACIWNRKEFAGNYCRTLSLRQLSEITPVNLLLTGVGPTDELSAERLRRSLITSLRKINEQPDLRIGVRFADHLTTAWSATTLTELVADCVTVAAVDAGIHKQKPSRFDFTDVQIAVDQPPTNIDDYIESGRIIGSAVARTRCMVNCSPSHMTPERMVEEAGQLAEQRDLEFQVLGAADLTRENMNAMLAVAQGSHRTPSLVRLSWRGNPDCTDEIALAGKGVTFDSGGLSIKPAESMVAMKSDMAGAATVMEAVGAAASLRLPVNVTAWLGLVENMISGQSYRPGDVITARTGTTIEVQNTDAEGRLVLADVLAYAIDHGTTHLIDLATLTGACVVALGKEITGLFAGCEELSGRIQQAASNTGENVWPMPMHAHFDELLKSDVADCRNIGPRWGGAVTAACFLRKFVGTTPWVHLDIAGPSWADTSTDWRDSGGTGAMVRTLIRLLRQWPVESPPGRC comes from the coding sequence ATGATCAGAATCACGACCGATTCTGCGGTTACCCTCGATCTCGACTGGCTGCTGCTTGTGAGTGCCGAGCATGAGTCACTGCCTGCTGATCTCAATCAGACAAATCGGCAGCTGAACGGAAAGCTTGCCTGTATTTGGAACAGAAAGGAGTTTGCCGGCAACTATTGCAGAACACTCAGCCTGCGGCAGCTGTCAGAAATCACTCCTGTCAATCTGTTGCTGACCGGTGTGGGTCCAACAGACGAATTGAGTGCAGAACGGCTGCGTCGCTCACTGATCACGAGCCTGCGAAAAATCAACGAACAACCAGACCTCCGAATCGGTGTCAGGTTTGCAGACCACCTGACCACCGCCTGGTCCGCAACAACACTCACAGAATTAGTCGCAGACTGTGTGACCGTGGCCGCCGTGGATGCAGGAATCCACAAGCAAAAGCCCTCACGATTCGATTTTACCGACGTACAAATCGCGGTCGATCAGCCACCGACAAATATTGATGACTATATCGAGTCCGGAAGAATAATTGGCAGCGCGGTTGCCCGGACCCGCTGCATGGTCAATTGTTCGCCGTCTCACATGACCCCTGAACGTATGGTTGAGGAAGCCGGCCAGCTGGCTGAGCAACGTGATCTCGAATTTCAGGTGTTGGGTGCTGCAGATCTTACCCGGGAAAACATGAATGCCATGCTGGCCGTGGCGCAGGGCAGTCACCGTACTCCGTCGCTGGTGCGGCTGTCATGGCGCGGCAATCCGGACTGCACCGACGAAATTGCATTAGCCGGTAAAGGTGTCACTTTCGACAGCGGCGGACTTTCGATTAAGCCAGCTGAATCTATGGTTGCCATGAAGTCCGATATGGCTGGCGCGGCTACGGTCATGGAAGCCGTCGGGGCAGCTGCGTCTCTCAGACTTCCCGTGAATGTCACCGCCTGGCTCGGACTCGTCGAGAATATGATCAGCGGTCAGTCTTACCGACCGGGCGACGTCATCACGGCCCGAACCGGCACGACGATAGAAGTTCAAAACACGGATGCTGAAGGACGACTAGTCCTTGCGGATGTGCTGGCGTACGCGATTGACCACGGTACCACGCATCTCATCGATCTGGCAACGCTGACGGGTGCCTGCGTTGTTGCTCTCGGCAAAGAAATCACCGGATTGTTTGCCGGATGTGAAGAATTGTCCGGAAGAATTCAGCAGGCGGCTTCTAATACCGGTGAAAACGTATGGCCGATGCCAATGCACGCGCATTTCGATGAATTACTGAAAAGCGATGTTGCAGATTGCCGAAACATCGGTCCACGCTGGGGCGGTGCAGTCACGGCAGCCTGTTTTCTTCGCAAATTCGTGGGAACCACCCCCTGGGTCCATCTGGACATCGCTGGTCCGTCCTGGGCAGATACTTCCACAGACTGGCGTGATTCAGGCGGGACGGGGGCAATGGTAAGAACACTTATCCGGCTACTCCGTCAGTGGCCGGTTGAGAGCCCTCCGGGGCGTTGTTGA
- a CDS encoding glucose-6-phosphate isomerase, producing the protein MTNLVTYDPSAALAIIPDNRFAGLAGALEAARNEVLADVELFKSGESVPNDKQPLDAGFVSWPEDLLHDMNQNGADSLIARIERCAERLRQTSDSVVILGIGGSYMGMRAMFEALCDPFHNQLSRQDRRGTPRIYFEGWNVDSDHQTALLRLLDQRAAQVSAENPEGRSSVIVISKSGGTLETAIAFRHFRSLLERRFPEAVQDLIVPITGNTGRLRDLSTAAGFRDVFSIPDGIGGRFSVLTPVGLLPAAVAGINIRQLLLGAASMTKHFRTGEYGQNAVLDFTAVAHLMETDHDMTTRVLSTWGSHMEAVGLWYDQLLSESLGKREKGATPITGVNTRDLHSRGQQHQQGRRDKLITNLLPGRPRHNDLEIPFRDDDFDQLNQFAGVKVSSVLNAAIGGTNQAYADDRRPTADLQLDGVDDHSIGQLFQLLMLSTVVEGRLIGVNPYGQPGVEAYKQNMNAILKNPG; encoded by the coding sequence TTGACGAATCTCGTCACTTACGACCCTTCTGCCGCCTTGGCAATCATACCGGACAATCGTTTTGCAGGGTTAGCCGGTGCACTTGAAGCCGCACGTAACGAGGTTCTGGCAGACGTTGAACTGTTCAAATCAGGCGAATCCGTGCCCAATGATAAACAGCCTCTTGACGCCGGATTTGTTTCCTGGCCGGAAGATCTGCTGCACGACATGAATCAGAACGGAGCAGACAGTCTGATTGCCCGGATCGAACGATGTGCCGAGCGTCTGAGACAGACTTCAGATTCGGTAGTCATCCTTGGAATCGGTGGTTCTTACATGGGAATGCGGGCCATGTTTGAAGCACTGTGTGATCCCTTTCACAACCAACTCAGTCGACAGGATCGCAGGGGAACTCCAAGAATCTACTTTGAAGGCTGGAACGTGGATTCGGATCATCAGACGGCCCTGCTGCGTCTACTCGATCAACGGGCCGCACAAGTCTCGGCCGAGAACCCGGAAGGTCGGTCTTCTGTAATCGTGATCAGTAAGTCCGGAGGGACACTGGAAACAGCCATTGCGTTTCGCCACTTCCGAAGTTTGCTGGAACGGCGATTTCCTGAAGCCGTCCAGGATCTGATCGTACCGATCACCGGAAACACAGGTCGGCTGCGGGATTTATCCACAGCAGCGGGCTTCCGAGATGTGTTCTCGATCCCCGATGGAATTGGAGGACGTTTCTCGGTACTGACCCCCGTGGGTTTACTTCCGGCCGCCGTTGCCGGAATCAATATCCGCCAACTTCTGCTGGGGGCTGCCAGCATGACAAAACACTTCCGTACTGGAGAATACGGCCAGAACGCTGTCCTGGACTTCACAGCGGTCGCACATCTGATGGAAACAGACCACGACATGACCACACGTGTACTGTCAACGTGGGGCAGCCACATGGAGGCGGTTGGTTTGTGGTACGATCAGCTTCTGTCGGAGAGTCTCGGAAAACGTGAAAAAGGAGCCACACCGATCACAGGAGTCAACACGCGTGACCTGCACAGTCGGGGGCAGCAACACCAGCAGGGACGACGAGACAAACTGATTACGAATCTGCTACCAGGACGTCCTCGTCACAACGACCTGGAGATCCCGTTCCGAGATGATGATTTTGACCAGCTCAATCAGTTTGCGGGGGTTAAGGTCTCCAGCGTACTGAATGCGGCAATTGGCGGAACCAATCAGGCGTATGCCGACGACCGTCGCCCGACCGCTGATTTACAGCTGGACGGTGTTGACGACCATTCAATCGGTCAGCTGTTTCAGTTGCTGATGCTGTCCACAGTGGTTGAAGGCCGGCTGATCGGTGTCAATCCCTACGGACAACCTGGCGTGGAAGCCTACAAACAAAATATGAATGCGATTTTGAAAAATCCCGGGTGA
- a CDS encoding metal-dependent hydrolase, whose protein sequence is MPTSVKFLGHACFQIQTRRHRLLIDPFLTGNPQACTTADKIEADFILVTHGHEDHVADVESIARRTGALVIANYEIATWFQSKGIENTHAMHIGGQHSFEFGAVKLTIAHHGSMLPDGSNGGSPAGIILKTDEGNIYHAGDTGLFSDMQLIGNEGIRIAILPIGDNFTMGPDDSIKAIRFLNPNIVIPAHFNTWPLIEQDATAWKHEVESSTSAQPVVLAPGDVCPLEK, encoded by the coding sequence ATGCCAACTTCTGTCAAATTCCTTGGGCACGCATGCTTTCAAATCCAAACCCGCCGTCATCGACTGCTGATCGATCCGTTTCTCACCGGCAATCCTCAGGCCTGCACGACAGCTGACAAAATCGAAGCTGACTTCATTCTGGTGACGCACGGTCATGAGGATCATGTTGCCGATGTGGAATCCATTGCCAGGAGAACAGGCGCCCTTGTCATTGCAAATTACGAAATCGCGACATGGTTTCAGTCAAAGGGAATCGAAAACACGCATGCAATGCATATCGGCGGTCAGCATTCATTCGAATTTGGAGCGGTGAAACTCACGATTGCCCATCACGGTTCGATGCTTCCCGACGGCAGTAACGGGGGAAGTCCGGCTGGCATCATTCTCAAAACGGACGAAGGCAATATCTATCATGCCGGTGATACGGGACTGTTCTCTGACATGCAGTTGATTGGCAACGAAGGAATCAGAATCGCCATTCTTCCAATTGGAGACAACTTCACCATGGGACCGGACGATTCGATCAAAGCAATCCGGTTCCTGAATCCAAACATAGTCATTCCAGCTCACTTCAACACGTGGCCACTCATTGAACAGGACGCGACTGCATGGAAACATGAGGTCGAATCTTCAACGTCAGCTCAGCCGGTCGTGCTCGCTCCCGGCGACGTCTGTCCTCTTGAAAAATAA
- a CDS encoding metallophosphoesterase, with the protein MSISHLPTSIDGPVAVIGDVHGQSVELRRIIHQLEHTPDIHSRWIVFVGDLVDRGPDTKGVLDLYCDLSKQHDKVTWICGNHELAMAASLELIQAPDYLDWETSWLRVYSAEPTFESYGVKFGDINKLRSAMPEEHIALLSNLPWRVEHPQYLFVHAGLDPDLPFDMQVQILRQPDYSLGQPPWLFSRTFIWGPVPQGCPVTVVQGHVPLQEVHFGDRIIGTDTTGGVSGDLSCVLLPENIVLTSGNFAPPD; encoded by the coding sequence ATGTCAATCAGCCACCTCCCAACCAGTATTGACGGGCCCGTCGCTGTGATCGGCGATGTACACGGTCAGTCAGTTGAGCTGCGCCGGATTATTCATCAGCTGGAACACACACCGGATATCCATAGTCGCTGGATTGTCTTCGTCGGTGATCTTGTCGACCGGGGGCCCGACACCAAAGGTGTACTCGATCTGTATTGTGATTTGTCAAAACAGCATGACAAAGTGACATGGATTTGTGGAAATCATGAACTTGCAATGGCGGCATCGCTGGAGCTGATCCAGGCACCGGATTACCTCGACTGGGAAACCAGTTGGCTGCGGGTTTATTCTGCAGAACCCACATTCGAATCCTACGGTGTTAAATTCGGGGATATTAACAAGCTGCGATCGGCAATGCCCGAAGAACATATCGCGCTGCTGAGTAACCTTCCCTGGCGTGTCGAACATCCGCAGTACCTGTTTGTCCACGCGGGACTGGATCCTGACCTGCCGTTTGATATGCAGGTCCAGATTCTGCGGCAACCCGACTACTCTCTGGGCCAGCCACCGTGGTTGTTCAGTAGAACATTCATTTGGGGACCGGTTCCGCAAGGATGCCCGGTAACCGTCGTTCAGGGACATGTGCCGTTACAGGAAGTGCATTTTGGAGATCGGATCATTGGTACCGATACAACAGGTGGCGTGAGTGGCGATCTCAGCTGCGTTTTGCTTCCGGAAAATATCGTACTGACATCGGGCAATTTTGCCCCGCCGGATTAA
- a CDS encoding 4Fe-4S binding protein, whose protein sequence is MTISMTEYFKTRKSDRKKETRYLNVINKDSCTSCNSCASVCPVDCIYEVVSPIPSESYHQIDTSRCIGCQMCYRSPSDSSDYYQLTICPWNAIDMLHNPSVKPAPASVLQPYYRGSSSDIIWPKLEEYAYQLFLDGEVFIPADNTDLHQILAYLQEDAWMYSEEDNIRLVETETESGDGFVRYRATEPARDLMDVMFQDYQRIFMD, encoded by the coding sequence ATGACGATTTCAATGACTGAGTACTTCAAGACCCGCAAATCGGATCGCAAGAAGGAAACTCGGTATCTGAACGTGATCAACAAGGACAGCTGCACGTCCTGTAATTCGTGTGCATCTGTTTGTCCGGTGGACTGTATCTATGAAGTGGTAAGTCCGATTCCATCGGAAAGCTACCACCAGATTGATACCAGTCGGTGCATCGGCTGTCAGATGTGTTATCGGTCTCCTAGTGACAGCAGCGATTACTACCAGCTGACGATTTGTCCGTGGAATGCCATCGACATGCTTCATAATCCCAGTGTGAAGCCGGCTCCCGCGTCCGTGCTGCAACCATACTACCGCGGCTCCTCCAGTGACATAATATGGCCGAAACTCGAGGAATACGCCTATCAATTGTTTCTCGACGGTGAAGTTTTCATTCCCGCGGATAACACTGATCTGCATCAGATCCTCGCGTATCTCCAGGAAGATGCGTGGATGTACAGCGAAGAAGACAATATCCGACTGGTGGAAACAGAAACGGAATCAGGAGATGGATTCGTACGTTATCGCGCAACCGAACCGGCACGTGATCTGATGGATGTGATGTTCCAGGACTACCAGCGCATCTTCATGGACTGA
- a CDS encoding SMP-30/gluconolactonase/LRE family protein codes for MRCRSICFLVVIFAFNSLPAGELFDSSDVRTVQLLTVPEYCEGVAFDHEGHGYISHGTTITTFDLDGKSTPWAVTGEPNGHKVLSDGTHLVCDASHHAVLHLSADGRILEPASSECDGKPLRGPNDLSLDTPNGGFYFTDPGDSDLENLIGTVHYVDKNGRTHQLDNGLAFPNGIVIRPDGKTLLVAESQKNRILAYEVTAPGKVSTRNLFAELPTKNADQGQIDNQPDGMCLDAAGNLYVAHYGMKQVQVIDPTGILIRQYDGGNLRTSNVAFGGPNMDQLFITGALKSGPGGLFRLIPGNRGLVILPDRR; via the coding sequence ATGCGCTGCCGGTCAATATGTTTCCTTGTGGTGATCTTTGCCTTCAACAGTTTACCTGCAGGTGAACTGTTTGATTCGTCAGACGTCCGGACTGTGCAGTTGTTGACGGTACCCGAGTACTGCGAAGGAGTCGCATTCGACCACGAAGGTCACGGTTATATCTCGCATGGTACGACAATCACCACGTTTGATCTCGACGGGAAGTCCACACCGTGGGCGGTGACGGGTGAGCCGAACGGTCATAAAGTGCTTTCAGACGGTACTCATCTGGTCTGTGATGCCAGTCATCACGCTGTACTTCATCTGTCGGCCGACGGCAGAATACTGGAACCGGCATCCAGTGAATGTGACGGGAAACCGCTTCGAGGTCCAAACGATCTTTCACTCGATACCCCCAATGGAGGTTTTTACTTTACTGATCCGGGCGACAGCGATCTTGAAAATTTAATTGGTACGGTGCACTACGTCGACAAAAACGGCAGGACACATCAACTGGACAACGGGCTGGCTTTCCCGAACGGAATCGTCATTCGACCGGACGGTAAGACGCTACTGGTTGCCGAGAGTCAGAAGAACCGAATTCTTGCGTACGAAGTGACCGCACCGGGGAAAGTCAGTACTCGAAATCTGTTTGCAGAACTGCCGACAAAGAATGCTGACCAGGGACAGATTGATAACCAACCTGATGGTATGTGCCTGGATGCTGCCGGAAATTTATATGTCGCTCATTACGGGATGAAGCAGGTGCAGGTGATTGACCCGACCGGCATACTGATTCGTCAGTATGACGGTGGAAATCTGAGGACCAGTAACGTGGCATTCGGCGGTCCGAACATGGATCAGTTATTCATCACAGGAGCTTTAAAGTCGGGTCCTGGCGGTTTGTTTCGTCTGATTCCCGGCAACAGGGGCCTGGTGATTCTGCCCGACAGACGCTGA